One stretch of Brachyhypopomus gauderio isolate BG-103 chromosome 10, BGAUD_0.2, whole genome shotgun sequence DNA includes these proteins:
- the hunk gene encoding hormonally up-regulated neu tumor-associated kinase homolog A isoform X2, translated as MIRHPNITQLLDILETENSYYLVMELCPGGNLMNHIYEKKRLEEREAQKYVRQLVMAVEHLHRAGVVHRDLKIENLLLDEQDNIKLIDFGLSNCAGILGYSDPFSTQCGSPAYAAPELLSRKKYGPKVDVWSIGVNMYAMLTGTLPFTVEPFSLKALHQRMVDKDMNPLPPSISSAAVSLLKSLLEPDPSKRPNIHQVMADSWLQLGNPHTGIPYLNRIHIEEINHTVLLHMTERMSYKHSEVLSAVLTNRACHTLAVYFLLNKKMKRLSKEYREKQYTMEKEKKSELFQTQWRKHIEKITIPPKQTPIYLAVSKGPTKGKKQKTGLLKAMTGLKDAYSGQGGCIASSSLEYLEIHPLYTRMPQETRHLHTQTAEKSSSKDGPKAVDVPARPPSSLGAHSWASASKETSKEAPPSPWYKLTNGALSPPRHVSAFQVDSSYLKKATIPSPPVLVVKPQPKKNPPTTDWPSPAESGGSPPSSGAGEEPESPQHRAKFPSMGIGQILKKKVPPFTFQVPPFRPEKAMEVESPTPYHMQTLLCASGALKTLC; from the exons ATGATCCGCCACCCCAACATCACGCAGCTGCTGGACATCCTGGAGACGGAGAACAGCTACTACCTCGTCATGGAGCTCTGCCCTGGTGGCAACCTCATGAACCACATCTACGAGAAGAAGCGTCTCGAGGAGAGGGAGGCGCAGAAATACGTTCGGCAGCTAGTCATGGCTGTGGAGCATCTGCACAGGGCCGGGGTGGTGCACAG AGACCTAAAAATTGAAAATCTCTTGCTGGATGAACAAGACAACATAAAGCTAATAG ATTTCGGGCTGAGCAACTGTGCAGGGATCCTGGGATATTCAGACCCCTTCAGTACCCAGTGTGGAAGTCCGGCCTATGCTGCCCCCGAGCTGCTCTCCAGGAAGAAGTATGGGCCCAAAGTGGATGTCTGGTCAAT CGGAGTTAACATGTACGCCATGCTCACCGGGACCCTTCCCTTCAcggtggaaccgttcagcctcAAAGCCCTGCACCAGCGGATGGTAGACAAAGACATGAACCCGCTGCCTCCTTCAATCTCCTCAG CTGCAGTTAGTTTATTGAAGAGCCTTCTAGAACCAGACCCTTCCAAAAGGCCCAACATCCATCAGGTTATGGCGGACTCATGGCTGCAGCTGGGAAACCCCCACACTGGGATCCCTTACCTGAACAG GATCCATATTGAGGAGATCAACCACACGGTCCTCCTGCACATGACCGAGCGGATGAGCTACAAGCACAGTGAAGTTCTCAGTGCCGTGCTCACCAACCGCGCCTGCCATACCCTCGCTGTCTACTTCCTCCTCAACAAGAAGATGAAGAGACTCTCCAAAGAGTaccgg GAGAAGCAGTACACcatggagaaggagaagaagagcgAGCTGTTCCAGACACAGTGGAGGAAACACATTGAGAAGATCACCATCCCTCCCAAGCAGACACCCATCTATTTGGCTGTGAGCAAGGGCCCCACCAAAggaaagaaacagaaaacag GACTCCTCAAAGCGATGACTGGTCTGAAGGATGCTTACTCGGGCCAGGGCGGCTGCATCGCCTCCTCCTCTCTGGAGTACCTGGAGATCCATCCCCTGTATACACGCATGCCCCAGGAAACCCGCCATCTCCACACCCAGACGGCTGAGAAAAGCAGCTCCAAAGATGGCCCGAAGGCCGTTGACGTGCCCGCCCGGCCGCCCTCGTCGCTGGGGGCACACTCCTGGGCTTCGGCCAGCAAGGAGACCAGCAAAGAGGCCCCTCCGTCACCCTGGTACAAGCTTACCAACGGTGCCCTCTCACCTCCCCGCCATGTCTCGGCCTTCCAGGTGGACAGCTCCTACCTGAAGAAGGCTACCATCCCCAGCCCCCCGGTGCTGGTAGTTAAACCCCAGCCCAAGAAGAACCCCCCAACCACGGACTGGCCCAGCCCAGCCGAGTCAGGTGGCAGCCCACCCAGCAGTGGGGCTGGAGAAGAACCCGAGAGCCCACAGCACCGTGCCAAGTTCCCCTCCATGGGCATCGGCCAGATCCTGAAAAAGAAGGTGCCGCCGTTCACCTTCCAGGTGCCTCCGTTCAGGCCGGAAAAAGCCATGGAGGTGGAGTCTCCCACTCCATACCACATGCAAACCCTGTTGTGCGCATCTGGGGCTCTCAAAACCCTGTGCTGA
- the hunk gene encoding hormonally up-regulated neu tumor-associated kinase homolog A isoform X1, with protein MPEAGTDMSMDRLFGLKPPTSVGTENIAPSSLTSGPPGDILRNFYHTKRVGNYLIGRKLGEGSFAKVREGLHALTGEKVAVKVIDKRKAKKDSYVTKNLRREGQIQQMIRHPNITQLLDILETENSYYLVMELCPGGNLMNHIYEKKRLEEREAQKYVRQLVMAVEHLHRAGVVHRDLKIENLLLDEQDNIKLIDFGLSNCAGILGYSDPFSTQCGSPAYAAPELLSRKKYGPKVDVWSIGVNMYAMLTGTLPFTVEPFSLKALHQRMVDKDMNPLPPSISSAAVSLLKSLLEPDPSKRPNIHQVMADSWLQLGNPHTGIPYLNRIHIEEINHTVLLHMTERMSYKHSEVLSAVLTNRACHTLAVYFLLNKKMKRLSKEYREKQYTMEKEKKSELFQTQWRKHIEKITIPPKQTPIYLAVSKGPTKGKKQKTGLLKAMTGLKDAYSGQGGCIASSSLEYLEIHPLYTRMPQETRHLHTQTAEKSSSKDGPKAVDVPARPPSSLGAHSWASASKETSKEAPPSPWYKLTNGALSPPRHVSAFQVDSSYLKKATIPSPPVLVVKPQPKKNPPTTDWPSPAESGGSPPSSGAGEEPESPQHRAKFPSMGIGQILKKKVPPFTFQVPPFRPEKAMEVESPTPYHMQTLLCASGALKTLC; from the exons ATGCCCGAAGCTGGGACGGATATGAGTATGGACAGACTGTTTGGACTGAAACCCCCGACTTCTGTGGGTACAGAAAACATTGCACCTTCCTCTTTGACTAGTGGTCCACCTGGAGACATCCTTCGAAATTTTTACCATACGAAGAGGGTTGGAAATTACCTTATCGGAAGAAAACTTGGAGAGGGATCTTTCGCAAAAGTTCGTGAAGGTCTTCACGCGTTGACTGGTGAGAAG GTGGCAGTGAAAGTGATAGACAAGAGAAAGGCCAAGAAGGACTCGTACGTGACCAAGAACCTGCGTCGGGAGGGCCAGATCCAGCAGATGATCCGCCACCCCAACATCACGCAGCTGCTGGACATCCTGGAGACGGAGAACAGCTACTACCTCGTCATGGAGCTCTGCCCTGGTGGCAACCTCATGAACCACATCTACGAGAAGAAGCGTCTCGAGGAGAGGGAGGCGCAGAAATACGTTCGGCAGCTAGTCATGGCTGTGGAGCATCTGCACAGGGCCGGGGTGGTGCACAG AGACCTAAAAATTGAAAATCTCTTGCTGGATGAACAAGACAACATAAAGCTAATAG ATTTCGGGCTGAGCAACTGTGCAGGGATCCTGGGATATTCAGACCCCTTCAGTACCCAGTGTGGAAGTCCGGCCTATGCTGCCCCCGAGCTGCTCTCCAGGAAGAAGTATGGGCCCAAAGTGGATGTCTGGTCAAT CGGAGTTAACATGTACGCCATGCTCACCGGGACCCTTCCCTTCAcggtggaaccgttcagcctcAAAGCCCTGCACCAGCGGATGGTAGACAAAGACATGAACCCGCTGCCTCCTTCAATCTCCTCAG CTGCAGTTAGTTTATTGAAGAGCCTTCTAGAACCAGACCCTTCCAAAAGGCCCAACATCCATCAGGTTATGGCGGACTCATGGCTGCAGCTGGGAAACCCCCACACTGGGATCCCTTACCTGAACAG GATCCATATTGAGGAGATCAACCACACGGTCCTCCTGCACATGACCGAGCGGATGAGCTACAAGCACAGTGAAGTTCTCAGTGCCGTGCTCACCAACCGCGCCTGCCATACCCTCGCTGTCTACTTCCTCCTCAACAAGAAGATGAAGAGACTCTCCAAAGAGTaccgg GAGAAGCAGTACACcatggagaaggagaagaagagcgAGCTGTTCCAGACACAGTGGAGGAAACACATTGAGAAGATCACCATCCCTCCCAAGCAGACACCCATCTATTTGGCTGTGAGCAAGGGCCCCACCAAAggaaagaaacagaaaacag GACTCCTCAAAGCGATGACTGGTCTGAAGGATGCTTACTCGGGCCAGGGCGGCTGCATCGCCTCCTCCTCTCTGGAGTACCTGGAGATCCATCCCCTGTATACACGCATGCCCCAGGAAACCCGCCATCTCCACACCCAGACGGCTGAGAAAAGCAGCTCCAAAGATGGCCCGAAGGCCGTTGACGTGCCCGCCCGGCCGCCCTCGTCGCTGGGGGCACACTCCTGGGCTTCGGCCAGCAAGGAGACCAGCAAAGAGGCCCCTCCGTCACCCTGGTACAAGCTTACCAACGGTGCCCTCTCACCTCCCCGCCATGTCTCGGCCTTCCAGGTGGACAGCTCCTACCTGAAGAAGGCTACCATCCCCAGCCCCCCGGTGCTGGTAGTTAAACCCCAGCCCAAGAAGAACCCCCCAACCACGGACTGGCCCAGCCCAGCCGAGTCAGGTGGCAGCCCACCCAGCAGTGGGGCTGGAGAAGAACCCGAGAGCCCACAGCACCGTGCCAAGTTCCCCTCCATGGGCATCGGCCAGATCCTGAAAAAGAAGGTGCCGCCGTTCACCTTCCAGGTGCCTCCGTTCAGGCCGGAAAAAGCCATGGAGGTGGAGTCTCCCACTCCATACCACATGCAAACCCTGTTGTGCGCATCTGGGGCTCTCAAAACCCTGTGCTGA